cggagcctgcagtgagccaagaccgtgccattgcactccagcctgggcgacagacataAGGTTCGATGTAAATTAATAACTGCGGCTGATGGTTCAGTGGAGGAAACCACACCATCAGGTCCACCGGGACTAGGAAGGGAGAATGACTCAACTTGGGGGCGGGAAGGGCACACTGTTGTGCAGAGAAACCTTGGGGAAGGTGAACCTCAATCAAAGCAACAGTCATGATTTCTGCAAAGGGAGTCAGAGCTCACCTGCGATCCAGCAGTAAAGAACCCGGCTGCCATCTCTTGGTCTCTGGGATTCATTGCGGGGAGGCCAGGACCCGCCTGCAGAACAGGTAGTGCTAAGCAGGGACAAAAAGCATGAGAAAGATCAGAACGATCAATGATGTTATGCTGTTAGCTCGTTCAAATGTGTCCCCTACCAGATGCGCACAACCTCAGGAACCAGAAGACTCCAGACAGAATCCCTTTTCACTCTGGTACCACATTTTCACCCGCACAGGGGCCTGGGTGTCCCTTGCCCTATTCTCAGCTGGGGCCTGGGTGTCTCCTGCCCTGTTCTCAGCTGGCAAGATTGTCCTGGCCCTGTCCCTTCAGGGCTACCCATGCTACCCAGTCACACTCTGGGAATAACCTCCTTTGAGATTCAGTAACAAAATAAAGCTacgtgggctgggcgcggtggctcacgcctgtaatcccagcactttgggaggctgaggtggacagatcacgaggtcaggagatcgagaccatcctggctaacatggtgaaaccccgtctccactaaaaatacaaaaaaattaacagggcatggtggcacatgcctgtagtcccagctacttgggaggctgaagcaggagaattgcttcaacccaggaggcaaaggttgcagtgagctgagatcgtgccactgcactccaacctgggtgacagagtgagaccccatctcaaaaaagaaagaaagaaagaaagaaagttacatATTACTTTGGGGGATATGGTTTATCTGCCTACTGAAAAAGTATTCCTGCAAGTCAGCTGAATATTTCTTGGTAGTTTCTAGAAGGGAtctgagggaaagaaaagagaaataatatgaaAGCATGATCCCAGATATCCCCTCCAGACACCAGAGAGTAAAGGGAGAAGAAACAATTTCACTTCATCTATTTCCTAAGGTGGAGGAAGTAGCCAAGAAAATTCACAATTACACCTCGTGGGTAACTTAGTTGCTCCATTGCTGGGTTTCTGAAGAGAGTTGGCTGCACAGCACTGTTTCCTATGACCTGACATCCCCACTGTCTGCGTCTTACTCACCTTGCTCCTGGAAGGCCCGTGTCTCATCTCCAGGGTCCTGACTGAGCTGCTCCTCGGTACCTGGGTCTGGACCTTGAACTCCTTCCCCAGGGGGCATCCCCCACTCAGGCTTGACCTCCACTGGCCCCAGCTGGATGCCTGGCTCCCAAGCGCCTCTGCAAAGTGCTGTTTCCTCCTGCTCTCCCTGCCTGTGGCATGGAACCTAAGAACAGTTCCCAACACCGATTAGAATGAGGCCTGGGCAAGGCTGTTATGAAGGGAGTTGAACTAAAATCTAAAAAGAGAACCAAGAAAAGAACCATTCCAGCTtcaggggagaggaaggaaaaatcaGCTGAGCTCTTCCCCAGGACATTAGTGAGGAAGTGAAAAGGAAGCTAAACTCACGCATCAGGCCCTGAGCAACTTTTATCTGTCCACGCCATTTGACAAGGGTCCCCTCTACCTGCCATCACCAAGCCCAAATATTATCCTGCTGAGAATTTTAATACAATATACtcactactagaaaaaaaaaattcctaattgaaaaagctgaaaataaaaaatgcaaagctTAGACCCTGCAGTGAACAGGCCAGTGAGAAATAGCTGCTTTAAAGAGAGCcaggaagcctgggcaacatggcgagactccatctctacaaaaaataaaaaaattagccaggcatggtggtacacgcctgtggtctcagctactcaggaggctgaggtgggaggatcaactgagccaggagctcaaggctgcagtaagctaggattgtgccactgcactccagcctaggctgttggctgaccctgtctcaaaaataataaattaaaaagagcaagaaaaatCAGGAGGACTCTCTCACTGAGAAGTACTCACAAAAACAAGGCATTTCTGGTCCACTTTCAAGCTCCTGAGTTGAGTAGGAAAAAATTCTCTTAGGATTCTGAAGACAGGAAGTCAGGGTGACGAGAGTGTGCATGGGAGGCTGAACTACAGAAGGACGGGGGCTTGTGAGCAAGACGGTGTCATCAGTCCTGCTCTCCTTTCCCAGTCATCCGTCAGGGGGCTGTACCACAAAGTGACCGAAATATGGCTGGAACTTCAAGGAAGCACGTGCGGTGCCAAATCACTTGGTGTCATTAGAGCAGCACCAGAGAATTGTTACACGAGCCCTATGAGCCACAGAGAAACAGTACTGCCATGGACAACCCTTTTCCGGAAAAATATTCCCCAGGCGGGATTCTCTGCCTTCCCAGAGGCATCTCTGTCCAAAGCAGGGTCAGGTCTATGAGGGACcccaaaaacaatcacaactgcCTTCTTTTTGCCTGATGCCCAAAAGGGAAATATGGCCaggcctctgccctcatgaccaaACAGAGGCTTCAGGCCCTTCTGCATGGCAGCATCTCCCCTGGGAATGGCCTTTCTTGCTGAaaacgccactgctctccaaaaAGAACTTCACGGAGTCtgagggcagaggagggaggtTCCACACCTCGTCCACTCCTACTGCTTCCTCAAATCTTTGGATTCTTTAACATTCCCTGCCCACGCCAAGGGTGCCAGACCTGGATCCCCTCCTCacccaccgccttggcctccagcgCTCTTTCTGTCAGGTCCTCCACCATGGCGGCCAGGGCCTTGCCACTCTCTGGGCCATGCTCCCGGATCCAGGCGTAGAACTCGCGGGGCAGGATAGTGAGGAACTGCTCCAGCACCAGCAGCTCCAGGATCTGCTCCTTGGTGTGCAACTCGGGCCTCAGCCACCGACGACAGAGTTCCTGGAGCTCCCTAAGAGCTTCCTGGGGTCCAGCTGCCTCCTGGTAGCGGAACTGCCGAAACCTCAGCCGAAAAGTCTCTGGACTAGGGTCCTCCCTTGCTCTGCCCCATGGCAACTCTTTCTCCAGTTTCACCACAGGAATACCCAACTGCTGCTGAGGAGCTTCCGCCATCTCTGGATGCTCTTTAAGCATCTTCACACTCCCTCTGAGGAGACTGAGAATGACTGCATCAATGACCCTTTTGAGAACAAGGGACACGTGAAAGGTCAGCCCATCCCAGTTCTGTCTCTACATCAAGGAATATTCCACTGGAGAACACAGTAATTACCTTTTACAAGGCATTTTCAAAAGACTGAACACAGATCCCAAAAGTCAGGTCAATTCAACATAGTAATCATTTGCTAAGCAACTATTAGGTACAGAGACTGAACAGAAAATGTCTAAGATTTTGCTTTTATACTCACAAATAACTTAGGATCTCACTGGAGAATAACACTACAATCAGAGAATAATATATAACGGGTTATAACTGGGTGAGTCACCAGGGCCTACTCTTCCAATACTAAAGGAAACATACAtgcaacacacaaacacacacatatacacacacacgaggCAGGcagaaacaacaaataaaatagagaacaaGACACACTGGGAGCTTACCCTCCTGAAACTCATATGCTGGTACAGCAGACAGAAAAAGTCAAATGGAAGCAACTCTTTTAAAAACTGCAAGTGGAGACAAGttctagaaagaaaataagtaggGTGCTCTGTTAACAGGGGGCAACTGACTTGAAGAAGGCTTTTCTAAAGACATGATACCAGGCTGACTCAAGGATGAGAATGAGTCAGTCATTctaagagcattccaggcaaaagCCCTGAGGCTAAGAAATTACTCTGGGTGTCCAAGAACAAGCCATATCCCAGTGTGGCTTCAGCAGTGACGAGCAGAGCTGCACCAGaagaggtggcagaggcagacaGAAACCAGATCACCCAGAGCCTGCGCCACAGAAAGAATTATGAACTTTATTCTGATTTCTTACTTTAGCGAGGAACTACATGTTTTATAAAAGTCATTCTGCCTGTGTGTTGACAGGGAATAGGCTAGAGGTGGCAAGAGGGAAATGGCACTTACAGTGATTCAAGCAGATGATAAGGGCTTAGATCAGGGTGGTGGCAAAGAGTCAGACAAAATCAAGACGTATTTTGGAGATTAAAACCAACAAACTTGCTGATGTCTTAGACGTGATGGTGCGCTCAACCTGAAAAAGACAATGGAGCAACATATATACCATTATGACAAATGACCTAAAGATTTCTAACTTGTACAGGCTTTACTCTTTAGAAAGCATGTGAACACATATTTCATTTAATACTTAAAA
This genomic interval from Gorilla gorilla gorilla isolate KB3781 chromosome 6, NHGRI_mGorGor1-v2.1_pri, whole genome shotgun sequence contains the following:
- the ZSCAN25 gene encoding zinc finger and SCAN domain-containing protein 25 isoform X4 → MLKEHPEMAEAPQQQLGIPVVKLEKELPWGRAREDPSPETFRLRFRQFRYQEAAGPQEALRELQELCRRWLRPELHTKEQILELLVLEQFLTILPREFYAWIREHGPESGKALAAMVEDLTERALEAKAVPCHRQGEQEETALCRGAWEPGIQLGPVEVKPEWGMPPGEGVQGPDPGTEEQLSQDPGDETRAFQEQALPVLQAGPGLPAMNPRDQEMAAGFFTAGSQGLGPFKDMALAFPEEEWRHVTPAQIDCFGEYVEPQDCRVSPDYSQENWRNWEIY
- the ZSCAN25 gene encoding zinc finger and SCAN domain-containing protein 25 isoform X2, whose product is MLKEHPEMAEAPQQQLGIPVVKLEKELPWGRAREDPSPETFRLRFRQFRYQEAAGPQEALRELQELCRRWLRPELHTKEQILELLVLEQFLTILPREFYAWIREHGPESGKALAAMVEDLTERALEAKAVPCHRQGEQEETALCRGAWEPGIQLGPVEVKPEWGMPPGEGVQGPDPGTEEQLSQDPGDETRAFQEQALPVLQAGPGLPAMNPRDQEMAAGFFTAGSQGLGPFKDMALAFPEEEWRHVTPAQIDCFGEYVEPQDCRVSPVFIALRQLGGEDGMQDV
- the ZSCAN25 gene encoding zinc finger and SCAN domain-containing protein 25 isoform X3, with the protein product MLKEHPEMAEAPQQQLGIPVVKLEKELPWGRAREDPSPETFRLRFRQFRYQEAAGPQEALRELQELCRRWLRPELHTKEQILELLVLEQFLTILPREFYAWIREHGPESGKALAAMVEDLTERALEAKAVPCHRQGEQEETALCRGAWEPGIQLGPVEVKPEWGMPPGEGVQGPDPGTEEQLSQDPGDETRAFQEQALPVLQAGPGLPAMNPRDQEMAAGFFTAGSQGLGPFKDMALAFPEEEWRHVTPAQIDCFGEYVEPQDCRVSPEWLPQCLKKKTLKNKNYG